In Scomber japonicus isolate fScoJap1 chromosome 21, fScoJap1.pri, whole genome shotgun sequence, one DNA window encodes the following:
- the LOC128382862 gene encoding programmed cell death 1 ligand 1-like, translated as MTAVNNRESVHSYYKTKNWLTHQDQRFRGRTSLFRDQISRGNASLQLTEVEVRDEGRYRCYASTRTGYNESFINLRVDAPVHEVNFQKVENRIICSSDGIYPEPELTWSINPPSSLTLQSTTKVQRTEQQLYNISSSLMLSDNVTDLDYICTINTHTNSRRASLIRQSHQSMEMKEYRWNCSIYKKTLVTRCCSEVRL; from the exons ACAATAGAGAAAGTGTACACTCATACTACAAGACTAAAAACTGGCTCACACACCAGGACCAGCGCTTCAGAGGCAGGACTTCTCTGTTCAGGGATCAGATCTCCAGAGGAAACGCATCGCTCCAGCTGACAGAGGTGGAAGTTCGGGATGAGGGCAGATACAGGTGCTACGCCAGCACTAGGACTGGATACAATGAGTCATTTATAAACCTCAGAGTGGACG CTCCAGTGCATGAAGTCAACTTTCAGAAGGTAGAAAACAGGATCATCTGTAGCTCAGATGGGATCTACCCTGAGCCTGAGCTCACCTGGTCCATCAATCCTCCATCCAGCCTGACTCTCCAGAGCACAACTAAAGTCCAGCGGACTGAGCAGCAGTTGTACAACATCAGCAGCTCTCTGATGCTCTCAGACAACGTCACTGATCTGGACTACATCTGCACCAtcaacactcacacaaacagcagGAGAGCCTCTTTGATTAGACAGA GTCATCAAAGCATGGAGATGAAGGAATATAGATGGAACTGCTCCATTTACAAGAAGACTCTGGTCACACGATGCTGCTCTGAAGTGagactgtaa